ATATATCTGCATCACTAATTTTGATTCCTTCAGTCGAATTAATATCAGTCACATTGACATGAATGCCACGCCAAGCTGCGCGTTTTTTTAGCGCGATTATATTACCGATATCTCCATATAGATTCAGTTTATCCGGCATAAAGTGGAATACTTCAATGGTCTTATTCATTATTTATGCCCTCCTTCAAAGTATGCTGTTAGTGTCTGATGCATCGGTTCTAAAGAGGTATAGTTTGGAATACATACTGTATACTCCGGTCGTTCAAGTATTGTCTTTGTTGCGCGTCTAATCTCTTGATCGACTTCAATCTGTGCATCCACTTCTGCATATTTCAATCTTAAAGCAATTTCTTCAGCACGGTTTCCTGTACACATAATATAAGGAATGTCCTGACGCGTAAGTTTCTCGAAATCCGCATCCCAGATCCATGATATATCTCTGCCGTCTGCACCATTATCATTTAAGCTGATAATGTAACTTTTAGCGCCTTCTATCTTTTCACCTACAGAAAGGCTGGCATTAAGTCCTGCCGGATTCTTCGCAAGATTGATAATTGCAGATTTACTCCCTTTATTAAAGCGCTGCATACGACCATTGTCAGATTGATATGTGCTAAATCCTTTATCAATCGACTCATCATTTAAGCCTAGTTCACGCAGCACACTGTATGCTGCAATAATATTGAATACATTAAAGTCTCCAGCAATCAGCATGTTGAATGTATAGCCGTTAATGACAGGATTTAAAAATGGATTCTCATTCAATGCTTCTACTTCATACTTCGGTTGTTCACGTTTAAAACCACATGAACAATAGTAATGTCCGATCTGATTGTAATGAATCCAGTCGTACGTCAGCATCTTTCCGCAGTTCGGGCAGTACTTACTTTCAATCATCGTACTTTCTTCAAAAGTATGCGTGTGACTTTTCATACCGTAATAAACAACATCATCACTTGCAATTTTTAATCGGGATACAAATGGGTCATCTGCATTGAGTATCAGTTCAATGCCTTTACCTTTAATTCTTTCTGCGATACCGTCAACTAGTATATCAATCTCTCCGAATCGGTCCATCTGATCGCGGAAGAAGTTTGTAAACACCATCTTTGTCGGTGTCATCTCATCCAGCACTCGTGGTATCGACCCTTCATCAATCTCGATGATTGCAAGTTTTGTCTGCTTAGAAGACTGTACGATAAAGCTCGACGTAATACCTGCTGCCATATTGGCACCTTCAGTATTATGGATAATGCGTATACCATTTTTCTTTAACGTATGCCCAATCAGATTACTTGTCGTCGTCTTACCGTTCGTTCCTGAAATAAATACAACTTCATCAACTTCTGCACTTAGCTTTCTTAATATATCAGTATCAATCCTACGTGCAACTTGTCCAGGTAGATCTGTCCCACGTTTACCCGCCATGATACTTAACTTCCTCGCAACTTTCGCAATATTTACAGCAGCAAATTTTTTCATACGTACCTCCTTATTCAACACTTCATTATATCATCATACAAATTATTCGCATATCAATTTACATTCGCATTTATAATTATTAATGTCATACCATATTATTATATTTACCATTTAATCTATATTATAATAACTGTAACGACTA
Above is a window of Macrococcoides canis DNA encoding:
- the murT gene encoding lipid II isoglutaminyl synthase subunit MurT: MKKFAAVNIAKVARKLSIMAGKRGTDLPGQVARRIDTDILRKLSAEVDEVVFISGTNGKTTTSNLIGHTLKKNGIRIIHNTEGANMAAGITSSFIVQSSKQTKLAIIEIDEGSIPRVLDEMTPTKMVFTNFFRDQMDRFGEIDILVDGIAERIKGKGIELILNADDPFVSRLKIASDDVVYYGMKSHTHTFEESTMIESKYCPNCGKMLTYDWIHYNQIGHYYCSCGFKREQPKYEVEALNENPFLNPVINGYTFNMLIAGDFNVFNIIAAYSVLRELGLNDESIDKGFSTYQSDNGRMQRFNKGSKSAIINLAKNPAGLNASLSVGEKIEGAKSYIISLNDNGADGRDISWIWDADFEKLTRQDIPYIMCTGNRAEEIALRLKYAEVDAQIEVDQEIRRATKTILERPEYTVCIPNYTSLEPMHQTLTAYFEGGHK